A window of Brevinema andersonii genomic DNA:
TATTCCAGAAAGTTTTATAATTTTTTCTATCATTAAACTAACATGCTTGCAAAATTCATTTTATATAGTAAAATAAAAGTAAATCTATTTTAATGTAATTGTTTTTTGCCGATATTTGTAAAACATTAGATATTTTTTTTAATTATTGACATTTGTTTTACATTTTTATACAATATATTATAATTCTTTATATAGTAAATATTTTGAAACAGAGGAAGAAAATGGCTAAAATTTCTGTTACAGAACTCGAAAAAAAGGCTAAACAAGCACGTAGGATTTTGATAGAAATGATGCATCAAAGTAATATTGTGGCACATTTAGGGGGATCATTTTCAGCAATGGATTTAGCTGTTGCTGTCTATGCTATGTTTATTTCTGATCTAAATGCTCCCGGACGTTCACGTTTGATATTATCGAAAGGTCACGTAGCTGTAATGGCTTATGCTATTCTTTACAGTTACGGCTGTGTCAAAGAGGACGAATTTTGTACCCTTAAACAATTAAATTCACGGCTTCAAGGGCATCCGGACATTAATAAAATTCCTGAAATGGAAATGAATACAGGGCTTCTTGGCCAAGGTTTGGCTGTTGCGATGGGGATGGCTTATGGCCGTAAACTGACTGGCAACACTCATAAAGTATTTGCGTTATGCGGAGATGCTGAGCTTCACGAGGGTCAAATCTGGGAAACCGCTCAGCAAGCAGCTCACTTCAAACTTGATAATCTTGTAGCTATTATCGATTGTAATAAGTTGTCATCACATGATCCGGTGGATGAGGTAATTAATTTAGGATCTTTGCAGGATAAATTTTCAGCTTTTGGTTGGGATGCCCGTATTATCAAAGACGGCAATGATATGCAGCAGATTTTCGATGCATTTGAAGGACTCTCCCAAACGTATGAAAAACCTGTAGTGTTTATTGCGCATACCATAAAAGGAAAAGGAGTGTCACTTTTCGAAAATAATCCGGATAGCCACTCAATAACACTGAATGGCGCATCTTATCAGAAAGCCTTAGCTGAATTGAGTTAGTAAGGAGAAAATAATGGTTCAAATTCATGGAAAAACAGCTCCTCGAGCAGTTATCGGCAGCACACTGGCTGGTATTTATAAAGAACAAAAAAATATTATTGTTATCGATAATGATTTAGGTTCGTCAACTTCTGCTCTGGATTTTCATAAGACAGCACCAAATCATTTTTGGGAATTGGGAATTGGCGAACAAAGCTCATTAAGTGCAGCTTCTGGATTGGCATTGGAAGGTTTCATTCCATTTTATGTTAATTTTGCTATTTTTGCGACTGGTACTGTTTGGACTCAAATTAGGCAGGCTGCTTATGCACGTTTGAATATTAAAATTGCGGCTACTCATCCTGGTTTGGATGCTGGTCCTGATGGAGCTAGTCATCAGGCAACACAAGATATGGCTTTG
This region includes:
- a CDS encoding transketolase, producing the protein MKQRKKMAKISVTELEKKAKQARRILIEMMHQSNIVAHLGGSFSAMDLAVAVYAMFISDLNAPGRSRLILSKGHVAVMAYAILYSYGCVKEDEFCTLKQLNSRLQGHPDINKIPEMEMNTGLLGQGLAVAMGMAYGRKLTGNTHKVFALCGDAELHEGQIWETAQQAAHFKLDNLVAIIDCNKLSSHDPVDEVINLGSLQDKFSAFGWDARIIKDGNDMQQIFDAFEGLSQTYEKPVVFIAHTIKGKGVSLFENNPDSHSITLNGASYQKALAELS